One Neovison vison isolate M4711 chromosome 2, ASM_NN_V1, whole genome shotgun sequence genomic window carries:
- the CFAP107 gene encoding uncharacterized protein C1orf158 homolog isoform X2, with amino-acid sequence MVKKFTKATEKTPQCIYRKEYVPFPDHRPDQISRWYGKRRIEGLPYKHLMTHHQEPPHRHLISTYDDHYNRHSYNPGLPPRRSWSGHKLLWLPEKSDFPLLAPPTNYGLYEQLRWRWLAPKAAPRESIYTSSYPRPPRHALSRREHAIPVPPPRLHPVPRF; translated from the exons TTCACCAAAGCCACTGAGAAAACACCTCAGTGCATTTACAGAAAAGAATATGTCCCCTTCCCGGACCACAGACCAGACCAGATCTCCAGGTGGTACGGCAAGAGGAGAATTGAG GGCCTCCCGTACAAACACCTGATGACGCACCACCAGGAGCCCCCCCACCGCCATCTGATCAGCACCTACGACGACCACTACAACCGGCACAGTTACAACCCGGGCCTGCCCCCACGTCGCTCCTGGAGTGGACACAAGCTGCTGTGGCTCCCAGAGAAATCGGACTTCCCCCTTCTTG CTCCCCCTACAAACTATGGACTCTATGAGCAGCTGCGGTGGAGATGGCTGGCACCCAAGGCTGCCCCGAGGGAGAGCATTTACACCTCGTCCTACCCCAGACCACCACGGCATGCTTTGTCCCGGCGCGAGCATGccatccctgtccctccccctcgtCTGCACCCTGTCCCGCGCTTCTGA